The proteins below come from a single Metarhizium brunneum chromosome 1, complete sequence genomic window:
- the RPR8 gene encoding 25S rRNA (adenine-N(1))-methyltransferase, with product MFAVPGWSVSADALKPETASASGPSGVKSKKRKRNNVESQSITSTNVADLYEAVVEGKGKLPPSNQGSKDDNNSAKRAKKQSMTTKAAAQDDQPKSSKKDKKTKNKNRDQNTTTANDARLPEPLDNTSSTKPSKPNTTSTPSAAAPSKLTPLQASMREKLISARFRHLNETLYTRPSEESFTLFQDSPDMFTEYHEGFRRQVKVWPENPVDSFLSDIRSRARAKPPTKGRPGPPPSQRNKMALPRTTGTCTIADLGCGDARLAESLQGDRSKLRLDIKSFDLQSPSALVTRADIANLPLEDGSVNVAIFCLALMGTNWIDFVEEAYRILHWKGELWVAEIKSRFGPARKSAVVEHSVGNRKKNSAALGKKAKAARDAEADALHGEDLAVEVDGLEDKRRETDVTAFIEALKKRGFVLQGERAEAVDLSNRMFVKMHFIKGASPTKGKGVKAEDASKMGAAHKKRKGFAPKWDDDEHAENAEDEASILKPCVYKIR from the coding sequence ATGTTCGCTGTGCCAGGCTGGTCCGTTTCCGCGGACGCACTCAAGCCCGAGACAGCATCCGCCTCCGGGCCATCAGGCGTGAAATCCAAAAAGCGCAAAAGGAACAACGTCGAATCGCAAAGCATCACGTCTACCAATGTAGCTGACTTATACGAAGCGGTTGTTGAGGGGAAAGGGAAGCTTCCCCCGAGCAACCAAGGAAGCAAGGACGACAACAATTCGGCAAAGCGGGCAAAGAAGCAGAGCATGACGACCAAAGCAGCCGCCCAAGATGACCAACCCAAGAGCAGCAAAAAGGacaaaaagaccaagaacaAAAACAGGGACCAAAACACAACAACCGCCAACGATGCTCGGCTCCCCGAACCCTTGGACAATACCTCGTCGACGAAACCCTCCAAACCAAACACCACCAGCACAccgtccgccgccgcgccctcAAAACTAACCCCCCTCCAAGCCTCCATGCGGGAAAAGCTGATATCCGCACGCTTCCGCCACCTCAACGAGACGCTGTACACGCGGCCGTCGGAAGAATCATTCACCCTCTTCCAGGACTCGCCCGACATGTTCACCGAGTACCACGAGGGCTTCCGTCGACAGGTCAAAGTGTGGCCCGAGAACCCCGTCGACAGCTTCCTGTCCGACATTCGCAGCAGGGCGAGGGCCAAACCCCCGACCAAGGGGAGGCCGGGACCCCCGCCCTCCCAGCGGAACAAGATGGCTCTCCCTCGGACCACGGGCACATGCACCATTGCGGATCTGGGCTGCGGCGACGCCCGGCTCGCCGAGTCGCTGCAGGGCGACAGGTCGAAGCTGCGGCTGGACATCAAGAGCTTCGATTTGCAGTCGCCCAGTGCGCTGGTCACCAGGGCCGACATTGCCAACCTGCCGCTGGAGGACGGGTCGGTCAACGTGGCCATCTTCTGCCTGGCGCTGATGGGCACCAACTGGATCGACTTTGTCGAGGAGGCGTATCGCATCCTCCACTGGAAGGGGGAGCTGTGGGTTGCCGAAATCAAGTCCCGCTTCGGGCCTGCCCGCAAGAGTGCCGTGGTCGAGCACTCTGTTGGGAACCGCAAGAAGAACAGCGCGGCGCTTGGtaaaaaggccaaggcggcgagggacGCCGAGGCGGACGCTCTCCACGGGGAGGATCTGGCCGTCGAGGTGGACGGACTCGAGGATAAACGCCGCGAGACCGACGTCACTGCGTTTATCGAGGCGCTCAAGAAGAGAGGGTTCGTGCTACAGGGCGAAAGGGCAGAGGCAGTCGACCTGAGCAACAGGATGTTTGTCAAGATGCATTTCATAAAGGGCGCCTCGCCGACAAAGGGCAAAGGGgtcaaggccgaggatgcGTCCAAAATGGGGGCCGCGCATAAGAAGAGGAAGGGCTTTGCGCCAAAGTgggatgacgacgagcatGCAGAAaacgccgaggacgaagCGTCAATTTTAAAGCCTTGCGTGTATAAGATTCGGTAG
- the DDI1 gene encoding DNA damage-inducible protein 1, with protein sequence MTLETLRESVHADTNIPASSLHIYHNGRLLTDDTKTIEQLEIPNGGMLAVHVRHLRGNTGASERAAQTQPPAQPPRPQGSGDNDPELIRLQILGNPAAREQLQRHNPELAAAVDDPVRFSQILQNSQDRERREREERQREIERLNQDPFNIENQRKIEDMIRQERVMENLQSAMEHNPEVFGRVHLLYIDVEVNGTKVKALVDSGAQATIMSPAYAEACGIMRLIDTRFAGVARGVGTAKILGRVHSAQIRVGNLFLPCSFTVMEGKTTHLLLGLDMLKRYQATIDLVKDRLIIQGEEVPFLGEADIPKDEEPVEQEATIPGPAGTTIGQETGAVLPPQQPSTQASSASAQSTQPQRSNPPASAPSAAASASTPNVTAAHVESLIAMGATREQAIQALQAAEDNVDVAAGLIFF encoded by the exons ATGACCCTTGAGACCCTCCGCGAATCCGTTCATGCCGATACGAACATTCCCGCCTCTTCGCTCCACATTTACCACAATGGCCGCCTACTCACAGACGACACCAAAACTATAGAGCAGCTGGAAATCCCCAATGGTGGTATGCTAGCTGTCCACGTCAGACACCTCAGAGGCAACACGGGTGCCAGTGAGCGCGCTGCTCAAACACAACCACCTGCCCAGCCCCCACGGCCCCAGGGCAGCGGTGACAATGATCCCGAGTTGATTCGCCTTCAAATCCTGGGCAATCCGGCCGCAAGGGAGCAGCTGCAAAGGCACAATCCAGAGCTTGCTGCCGCTGTAGATGACCCCGTACGCTTCTCCCAGATCCTTCAGAACAGCCAAGATAGGGAACGTCGAGAGCGAGAGGAGAGACAGCGAGAGATTGAGAGACTGAACCAGGACCCCTTTAATATCGAAAATCAGAGAAAAATCGAGGACATGATCCGCCAAGAACGAGTGATGGAGAATTTACAGAGTGCCATGGAACACAACCCTGAAG TTTTTGGTCGTGTACACTTACTATACATTGATGTCGAAGTGAACGGCACCAAGGTGAAGGCTTTGGTGGACTCCGGTGCACAAGCTACTATCATGTCTCCGGCATACGCCGAAGCATGCGGCATCATGCGACTTATTGACACGAGATTCGCTGGTGTAGCCCGCGGCGTCGGCACCGCCAAGATTCTTGGACGAGTCCACTCGGCCCAGATCAGAGTTGGCAACCTGTTTCTTCCGTGCAGCTTCACTGTCATGGAGGGAAAGACAACGCATttgctccttggcctggacATGTTGAAGAGATATCAAGCTACGATTGACCTTGTTAAGGATAGACTTATTATCCAAGGAGAGGAAGTACCGTTCTTAGGCGAGGCCGACATTCCCAAGGATGAGGAGCCAGTCGAGCAAGAAGCCACTATTCCGGGCCCTGCCGGAACCACAATTGGTCAGGAGACCGGTGCGGTTCTGCCGCCGCAGCAACCATCAACCCAAGCTTCGTCAGCTTCGGCGCAGTCAACGCAGCCCCAGAGGAGTAACCCACCCGCCTCAGCGCCTTCCGCGGCGGCATCTGCTTCAACGCCAAACGTTACTGCGGCACATGTGGAAAGCTTAATAGCCATGGGGGCCACACGAGAGCAGGCGATCCAAGCACTGCAGGCAGCAGAAGATAACGTCGATGTAGCAGCAGGTCTGATTTTCTTTTAG
- the URA5 gene encoding Orotate phosphoribosyltransferase, with protein MSGQLASYKQEFLKAAIEGGVLKFGSFELKSKRISPYFFNAGEFHTARLAGAISSAFAKTIIDAQQNTGLDFDVIFGPAYKGIPLCSAITIKLGELSPQNLDTVSYSFDRKEAKDHGEGGNIVGASLKGKKILIVDDVITAGTAKREAIDKIRKEGGIVAGIVVALDRKEKLPAADGDDSKPGPSAIGELRKEYGIPIFAILTLDDIIAGMKSFASDDDIKRTEEYRQKYKATD; from the coding sequence ATGTCTGGCCAACTTGCGTCCTACAAGCAAGAGTTCCTCAAGGCAGCCATCGAAGGCGGCGTCCTGAAGTTCGGAAGCTTCGAGCTCAAGTCCAAGAGAATATCGCCTTACTTCTTTAATGCTGGAGAATTCCACACTGCTCGTCTCGCCGGTGCTATTTCGTCCGCCTTTGCCAAAACTATTATTGACGCTCAGCAAAATACCGGCCTAGACTTCGACGTTATCTTTGGCCCCGCATACAAGGGAATTCCCCTCTGCTCTGCCATCACCATTAAGCTGGGTGAGCTTTCCCCCCAGAATTTGGACACGGTCTCCTACTCCTTCGACAGaaaggaagccaaggacCATGGTGAGGGCGGCAACATTGTCGGCGCCTCtctcaagggcaagaaaatACTCATTGTGGATGATGTTATCACTGCTGGTACTGCAAAGAGAGAAgccattgacaagatcaGAAAGGAGGGTGGTATTGTCGCGGGCATCGTTGTTGCCCTCGACCGCAAGGAGAAGCTGCCTGCTGCAGATGGCGACGACTCCAAGCCTGGACCTAGCGCTATTGGCGAGCTGAGAAAGGAGTATGGTATTCCGATCTTTGCTATCCTCACGTTGGATGATATTATCGCCGGTATGAAAAGCTTCGCTTCTGACGACGACATCAAGCGGACCGAGGAGTACCGCCAGAAGTATAAGGCTACCGATTAG
- the NOG1 gene encoding Nucleolar GTP-binding protein 1, whose translation MKTTWKDIPPVPTQQEFLDIVLSRTQRKLPTQIRAGFKISRIRAFYTRKVKFSQETFSEKFGAILESFPRLQDIHPFHKDLLNTLYDADHFRIALGQLSTAKHLIETISRDYVRLLKYGQSLFQCKQLKRAALGRMATICKRLKDPLLYLDQVRQHLGRLPSIDPNTRTLLICGYPNVGKSSFLKSITRADVDVQPYAFTTKSLFVGHFDYKYLRFQAIDTPGILDHPLEEMNTIEMQSITAIAHLRSAILYFMDLSEQCGYTVQAQIQLFKSIKPLFSNKLVFLVVNKIDVTRPEDLSPELQEELQGLMKAGEIEMLQLSCNTQEGVQEVKNAACERLIAERVNQKLKAGTNNSGNIGGRLADVMSRIHVAQPMGGQSLETFIPEGIKNLKKYEKEDPERRKLARDVEAENGGAGVFNVDMRADYLLENPEWKYDKIPEIFDGKNVYDFIDPDIEAKLAALEEEEEKLEQEGYYDSDEEIDDDEEAEVLRKAELIREKQQLIRNEARMKKRLKNQAIIPRSKTKKSFSQLEDALDQLGVDTRNLADRAQPKDVRRGRSMSRSRLGTEDADSMDVDSKPRDRLRSRARSMSRAPTTNRREDGVQDELTRSKAERIAKLNQKRMNRMARQGEADRHTTVSLEKHLYSGKRGIGKTGRR comes from the exons atgaagacgacgtggAAGGATATTCCCCCGGTCCCGACCCAGCAGGAGTTTTTAGACATTGTGTTGAGTCGAACCCAACGAAAACTGCCGACTCAGATTCGTGCGGGTTTCAAGATTAGCAGAATTCGAG CCTTCTACACCCGAAAGGTCAAGTTCTCCCAGGAAACATTCTCCGAAAAGTTCGGCGCCATCCTCGAGAGTTTCCCGCGGTTGCAGGATATCCATCCGTTCCACAAGGATTTGCTCAACACGCTCTACGATGCCGACCACTTCCGCATCGCGCTCGGTCAGCTCTCCACCGCAAAGCACTTGATCGAGACCATTTCTAGAGACTATGTCCGTCTGCTCAAGTATGGCCAGTCTCTCTTCCAGTGCAAGCAGCTCAAGAGGGCCGCGCTTGGTCGCATGGCCACCATCTGCAAGCGCCTCAAGGATCCGCTCCTGTATCTCGATCAGGTGCgacagcatcttggccgTTTGCCTTCCATCGACCCTAACACTCGAACTCTGCTTATTTGCGGTTATCCCAATGTGGGCAAGTCCAGCTTCTTAAAGAGCATTACCCGTGCCGACGTTGACGTACAGCCTTATGCTTTCACGACCAAAAGTTTGTTTGTGGGACACTTTGATTACAAATATTTGAGGTTCCAGGCTATCGATACTCCTGGTATCTTGGACCACCCCCTAGAGGAGATGAACACCATTGAAATGCAGAGTATTACTGCCATTGCACATCTGCGATCCGCCATCCTGTACTTTATGGATCTATCCGAGCAGTGTGGCTACACTGTCCAGGCACAAATTCAGTTGTTCAAGAGTATCAAGCCTCTCTTCTCCAACAAGCtggtcttcctcgtcgtgAACAAGATCGACGTCACTCGACCTGAGGATCTCAGCCCCGAGCTGCAGGAGGAGCTGCAAGGCCTGATGAAAGCTGGAGAGATCGAGATGCTCCAACTTTCTTGCAACACCCAGGAAGGCGTGCAGGAAGTCAAGAACGCCGCCTGTGAGCGCCTCATTGCCGAGCGAGTCAACCAAAAGCTGAAGGCTGGAACAAACAACAGTGGAAACATTGGCGGTCGTCTGGCCGACGTCATGTCCCGTATTCACGTTGCCCAGCCCATGGGTGGCCAGTCTCTGGAGACGTTTATTCCCGAAGGAATCAAGAACTTGAAGAAGTATGAGAAGGAGGATCCGGAGCGCCGCAAGCTGGCCAGAGACGTCGAGGCTGAGAATGGTGGTGCCGGCGTCTTCAACGTCGACATGCGCGCAGACTACCTCCTTGAGAATCCTGAGTGGAAGTACGACAAGATTCCCGAGATCTTTGACGGCAAGAACGTCTACGACTTCATCGATCCTGACATTGAAGCCAAGCTTGCCGctctggaagaagaagaagagaagctCGAGCAGGAAGGCTACTACGATTCCGACGAGGagattgacgacgacgaagaggccGAGGTCTTGCGAAAAGCCGAGCTCATCCgcgagaagcagcagctcatCCGCAACGAAGCCCGCATGAAGAAGCGTCTCAAGAACCAGGCCATTATCCCCCgcagcaagaccaagaagtCCTTCTCCCAGCTCGAAGACGCCCTCGATCAGCTGGGCGTCGACACCAGAAACCTCGCCGACCGCGCACAACCCAAGGATGTCCGCCGCGGACGCTCCATGTCTCGCAGCCGCCTGGGCACCGAAGACGCCGACTCCATGGATGTCGATTCCAAGCCCCGCGACCGCCTGCGCTCTCGTGCTCGCTCCATGAGCAGAGCGCCCACCACCAACCGCCGCGAGGACGGTGTCCAGGACGAACTGACGAGGTCAAAGGCCGAGAGAatcgccaagctcaaccaGAAGAGAATGAACAGGATGGCTCGACAGGGCGAAGCCGACAGACACACTACCGTTTCTCTAGAAAAGCATCTC tactcTGGCAAGCGTGGCATCGGCAAGACTGGTCGACGATAA
- the GDI1 gene encoding Rab GDP-dissociation inhibitor, whose protein sequence is MDEIAKEYDVIVLGTGLTECILSGVLSVKGKKVLHIDRNDHYGGEAASVNLETLFKKYGNFKAGEEPWTKYGRLNDWNIDLVPKFLMSSGELTNILVSTDVTRYLEFKQVAGSYVQQGAANKATVAKVPSDAGEALKSPLMGIFEKRRMKSFIEWVGTYNPKDPATHKGLDFNTCTMKEVYDKFGLETTTKDFIGHSMALYLTDDYITAKGQAPEAIERIRLYGNSVARYGKSPYIYPLYGLGELPQGFARLSAIYGGTYMLNTNVDELLYDGDKASGIKATMKTGAEDMKFETKAKLILGDPSYFPNKTKIVGHVLRAICILKHPLAGTNDSDSAQLIIPQSQVGRKNDIYIACVSSAHNVCPKGYWIAIVSTIAETSANHHLELQPGLERLGKIEEQFMGPPIPIYEPLEDGKKDNLFISKSYDATSHFETTTDDVKDIYRRCAGEELKVEGLREGLSVAAEE, encoded by the exons ATGGATGAGATTGCAAAGGAGTACGATGTCATTGTGCTGGGCACTG GCTTGACCGAATGCATTCTCTCTGG TGTGCTGAgcgtcaagggcaagaaggtcCTACATATTGACCGCAACGACCACTATGGCGG TGAAGCCGCGTCGGTGAACCTCGAGACG CTCTTCAAGAAGTATGGAAACTTTAAGGCTGGCGAGGAGCCGTGGACGAAATACGGCCGACTCAACGACTGGAACATTGACCTTGTTCCCAAGTTCCTCATGTCCTCTGGAGAGTTGACCAACATTCTCGTCTCCACTGATGTTACCCGATATCTCGAGTTCAAGCAGGTTGCCGGCAGCTACGTTCAGCAAGGTGCTGCCAACAAAGCCACTGTTGCCAAGGTACCCTCTGATGCTGGCGAAGCTCTCAAGTCCCCTCTCATGGGCATCTTTGAGAAGCGACGCATGAAGTCATTCATTGAGTGGGTTGGCACCTACAATCCCAAGGACCCAGCTACTCACAAGG GATTGGACTTCAATACCTGTACTATGAAGGAGGTCTATGATAAGTTCGGTCTCGAGACTACCACCAAGGACTTCATCGGACACTCCATGGCTTTGTACCTTACCGATGACTACATCACTGCCAAGGGACAGGCGCCCGAGGCTATTGAGCGAATTCGTCTGTATGGCAACTCCGTTGCTAGATACGGAAAGTCTCCTTATATTTACCCTCTCTACGGTCTTGGCGAACTGCCCCAGGGCTTCGCTCGCCTCTCAGCCATCTACGGCGGCACTTACATGCTCAACACCAATGTGGACGAGCTGCTCTATGATGGCGACAAGGCTTCTGGTATCAAGGCTACCATGAAGACTGGTGCTGAGGACATGAAATTtgagaccaaggccaagttgatTCTCGGCGACCCATCGTACTTCCccaacaagaccaagattgttggccatgtcctgCGAGCTATCTGCATTCTCAAGCACCCCTTGGCCGGAACCAACGACAGCGACTCGGCTCAGTTGATTATTCCCCAGTCCCAAGTTGGTCGCAAGAATG ACATCTACATTGCTTGCGTGTCATCGGCCCACAATGTCTGCCCCAAGGGCTACTGGATCGCCATCGTGTCTACCATTGCCGAGACATctgccaaccaccacctcgAGCTGCAGCCTGGTCTAGAGCGCTTGGGCAAGATTGAAGAGCAATTCATG GGCCCGCCGATCCCCATCTATGAACCCCTTGAAGACGGCAAGAAAGACAacctcttcatctccaagaGCTATGATGCAACTAGCCACTTTGAGACGACAACCGACGACGTCAAGGACATTTATCGCCGCTgcgccggcgaggagctTAAGGTCGAGGGCCTGAGAGAGGGCCTCAGTGTTGCCGCCGAAGAGTAG
- the MRPL4 gene encoding 54S ribosomal protein L4, translating to MASSSALRPSVGCLSRIGSHFASSRAATFSTTAQQCKRKTKDNNKNRGVSSLYGSGPREHLSMSDIPLPKPRDFKPKVAVDENHGLWGFFPESGKALWSPKETEEHGRAWSVEELRKKSWEDLHSLWWVCCKERNMLATSKAELARGKFGFGDREIEARDEEVMKTMRAIKHALTERYYTWQDAIDVAMSDPEIDMHAEDGQVYKPSAYEEEVAVEDAWAKEKGAEQEPVKADKELSR from the exons ATGGCCAGCTCCAGTGCGCTGCGGCCATCTGTCGGCTGCTTATCACGAATTGGCTCGCATTTTGCCTCGTCCCGGGCGGCTACATTCTCGACAACGGCGCAGCAATGCAAGCGCAAGACGAAGGACAACAACAAGAACCGCGGCGTCAGCAGCCTGTATGGATCAGGGCCTCGAGAACATCTTTCCATGTCTGACATACCTCTACCCAAGCCACGAGACTTTAAACCAAAAGTAGCGGTTGATGAGAACCACGGCCTCTGGGGTTTCTTCCCGGAATCCGGAAAGGCGTTGTGGTCGCCCAAGGAAACCGAGGAGCACGGAAGAGCATGGTCAGTGGAAGAGCTTCGAAAGAAGTCGTGGGAAGATTTACATTCTCTCTGGTGGGTGTGCTGCAAGGAGAGGAACATGCTTGCGACCTCCAAGGCGGAGCTAGCAAGGGGCAAGTTTGGCTTTGGTGACCGGGAAATCGAGGCACGAGACGAAGAG GTCATGAAAACCATGCGAGCCATCAAGCATGCCCTCACGGAACGATATTACACTTGGCAGGATGCCATTGATGTGGCCATGTCAGATCCCGAGATTGACATGCACGCCGAGGACGGCCAGGTGTACAAGCCCTCAGCGTATGAGGAAGAGGTTGCTGTCGAGGATGCCTGGGCGAAGGAGAAGGGTGCAGAGCAGGAGCCCGTCAAGGCCGACAAGGAACTCAGCCGGTGA